In a single window of the Caproicibacterium sp. BJN0003 genome:
- a CDS encoding Fur family transcriptional regulator: MPNQNEFENLLTNRNLKRTKTRILVLEVLKDSSPKTVDEIFSVLYQNNRKLSLSTVYRTCETLTEKGILSKVNLTDDGVARYEYMKSEHTHHAICLGCNKIIPIDDCPYGQFDQIMKSKYGFDVKSHHIEIYGYCQDCIRKREKKE; this comes from the coding sequence TTGCCAAATCAAAACGAATTTGAAAATTTATTGACAAATAGAAATTTAAAAAGGACGAAGACAAGAATTTTAGTTCTTGAAGTTCTGAAAGATTCATCACCCAAAACGGTCGACGAAATTTTTTCTGTTTTATATCAAAATAATAGGAAGCTAAGTTTATCTACTGTTTATCGGACTTGTGAAACATTGACGGAAAAAGGGATTCTGTCAAAAGTGAATTTAACAGATGATGGTGTTGCTAGATATGAATATATGAAGTCTGAGCATACGCATCATGCGATTTGCCTTGGCTGTAATAAAATCATTCCGATTGATGACTGTCCTTATGGTCAATTTGATCAGATCATGAAATCTAAATATGGATTCGATGTTAAAAGCCACCATATTGAGATTTATGGATACTGTCAGGATTGTATTAGAAAAAGAGAAAAAAAGGAATAG
- a CDS encoding aldose epimerase family protein: MSLTEKKFGTLSDGTVISSYTLKNTNGASVTLLSFGARVQSIQMPDKHGNFDEMIMGHNELMPYTHRGNYQGAMIGRWANRIKDGQFVINEKQYQVTQNEGKNHLHGGNIGFSHRVWKLKCSDYHDDSPSLTFRYCSPDGEEGFPGKCDVSVCYTLSADNALIIEYHAKTTAPTYLNLTNHCYFHLGGPQRDVLSTILQIEADEVAEVTSDLIPTGKLLSVEGACDFRSGKTIGQDIRSGEPLIRQAGGYDHAYKLKGSGMRRVANAFDQKSGRHLRVFTDRPSMQLYTANSFDTEEADHGQIPLKPHHAFCLETQEFPDAMNHPEFCCSPLLPNEKFHTTTIYKFEL; this comes from the coding sequence ATGAGTCTTACAGAAAAAAAATTCGGCACACTTTCAGATGGAACTGTTATTTCTTCCTATACACTCAAGAATACGAATGGTGCCTCTGTTACGCTGCTCTCCTTCGGCGCACGGGTACAATCGATTCAGATGCCGGATAAACACGGAAATTTCGATGAAATGATTATGGGCCATAATGAGCTCATGCCTTATACCCATCGCGGAAACTACCAAGGAGCAATGATCGGCAGGTGGGCTAATCGGATTAAAGACGGTCAGTTCGTAATAAACGAAAAGCAATATCAGGTCACACAAAATGAAGGGAAAAACCATCTGCACGGCGGAAATATTGGATTCAGTCATCGGGTGTGGAAACTAAAGTGTAGTGATTATCATGACGATTCCCCCTCCCTCACTTTCCGTTACTGCAGCCCCGACGGAGAAGAAGGATTTCCCGGGAAATGTGATGTTTCTGTCTGCTATACGCTTTCAGCCGACAATGCGCTGATCATAGAGTATCATGCAAAAACGACCGCACCTACCTACTTAAATTTAACAAATCATTGCTATTTCCATCTCGGCGGACCACAGCGTGACGTGCTCTCTACCATTTTACAGATAGAAGCCGATGAAGTTGCCGAAGTTACTTCTGATTTAATTCCGACCGGCAAACTTCTCTCGGTAGAAGGCGCCTGTGATTTTCGAAGCGGAAAAACGATCGGTCAGGATATTCGTTCCGGAGAACCTTTAATCCGACAAGCCGGCGGCTATGACCATGCTTACAAATTAAAAGGGAGTGGTATGAGACGGGTCGCCAACGCCTTTGACCAGAAAAGCGGAAGACATCTGCGGGTCTTTACCGACCGCCCATCCATGCAGCTCTACACTGCAAACAGTTTTGATACGGAAGAGGCCGATCATGGTCAAATTCCCTTAAAACCTCACCACGCTTTCTGTTTAGAAACACAGGAATTTCCAGACGCAATGAATCATCCGGAATTTTGTTGTTCCCCTCTCCTACCAAATGAAAAATTTCATACAACAACCATTTATAAATTTGAACTCTAA
- a CDS encoding YfhO family protein translates to MTKKRTLWWLAPFTVLVLMSVVYLVNGLFPFGKNTISWCDMNQQVVPLLMDFKDILLGKSSMLFNLQNAGGMNFWGVFLFFLSSPFSFLVLLVPKADFYLLMNVMVALKMACSALTAGFLFRRFFPKMETFAVTAFSVMYACSGFTMMYFQNLVWLDTVCLFPLFLIGLRKLFLEKKLVPYILSFSALLVVHFYLSYMIVMWLVLASGIICFFMTSKEQRGERIFLLGVATVAVLLLTGVIWLPALMQFLESGRGESVVESISSGSLLTRWNTTLPVLTCTGMAVAAIPLTILEKKQTDVHKVSFILFVLLLIPLFIDPINKMWHTGSYQAFPVRYGFILVLMGLLAAACSIEQTDRSRLPFHTDKDILGVSIGILILIGTAVLWLLSHQYENLTIYVRTLWMSQSAFLLMMIFAILAAALYFLLGYFYRHHAMSKRFFCVILCLITLTEAFFYAEVFIASAEHDGTTKQTVTDLEGKIDDNSLYRLKMDKKYFDVNLIGGIGYPSLSHYTSLTDGTYLKAIREMGYSGYWMEVNSNGGTALSDALFGNRYSVLSAFASTDGREKIYSNEDYQIVKENFTMPFGTVISNLGEPLTDRNRFEIQNDLYHTAFGTEEDLFTQYQPDFTENVEMSHSDTGEKITLDDGAAYLQYQIPVKGTQTLYFDCFQEATNALTEPVNGGCAIAVNGKIIRSLYPTSTENGILNLGTFTDETVQVKISLFHSLNCTSFGIYGMDCKKLQNSIQSCESCQDVNLKESKNGLSGTVYTEQDGYLFLPIRGGNGFTAEVNGSSVNIDSAFGAFLAIPVTAGENQVTVTYWPSGFRQGIIVSILGLFYLIPLLYLHKKKMFLRLKFLYRPAQWIFAVLCIGVVCLLYIAPVVVWIVYS, encoded by the coding sequence ATGACCAAAAAGCGAACTCTATGGTGGCTGGCACCATTTACCGTGTTAGTTTTAATGAGTGTTGTTTATTTGGTTAATGGGCTCTTTCCTTTTGGGAAAAACACCATTTCATGGTGTGATATGAATCAACAGGTCGTTCCGCTTCTGATGGATTTTAAAGATATTTTGCTTGGAAAATCCAGCATGCTTTTTAATTTGCAGAACGCCGGAGGAATGAACTTTTGGGGAGTCTTTTTGTTCTTTCTCTCCAGTCCTTTTTCTTTTTTGGTGCTTTTGGTTCCAAAAGCAGATTTCTACTTATTGATGAATGTCATGGTGGCACTCAAAATGGCTTGTAGTGCATTGACAGCAGGCTTTTTGTTCCGCCGTTTTTTCCCGAAGATGGAAACATTTGCAGTTACGGCTTTTTCGGTCATGTATGCCTGCAGCGGCTTTACCATGATGTATTTTCAGAATTTGGTTTGGCTGGATACGGTATGCCTGTTCCCACTCTTTTTAATAGGATTGCGCAAGTTGTTTTTAGAGAAGAAACTTGTTCCTTATATTTTGAGCTTTTCCGCACTTTTAGTTGTCCACTTTTATCTTAGCTATATGATTGTGATGTGGCTGGTTTTAGCAAGTGGGATTATTTGCTTTTTTATGACGTCAAAGGAACAAAGAGGAGAGCGCATTTTCCTTTTAGGGGTAGCTACAGTAGCAGTCTTGCTTTTAACCGGTGTGATTTGGCTCCCTGCATTGATGCAGTTCTTGGAGTCGGGACGTGGGGAGAGCGTTGTAGAGAGCATTTCTTCTGGAAGCCTTTTGACAAGGTGGAATACAACTTTACCAGTGCTTACTTGTACCGGTATGGCGGTTGCTGCGATTCCGCTGACAATTTTAGAAAAGAAGCAGACAGATGTTCATAAAGTTAGTTTTATCCTTTTTGTTTTATTATTGATCCCGCTTTTTATAGACCCAATCAATAAGATGTGGCATACAGGCAGCTATCAGGCATTTCCGGTACGCTATGGATTTATTTTAGTATTAATGGGACTTTTAGCGGCTGCTTGTTCGATTGAGCAAACAGATCGTTCCAGACTGCCTTTTCATACAGATAAAGATATTTTGGGGGTCAGTATCGGAATTTTAATTTTGATAGGGACCGCTGTTTTGTGGCTATTGAGCCATCAGTACGAAAATCTGACCATTTATGTCAGAACTCTTTGGATGAGTCAGTCTGCGTTTTTATTGATGATGATTTTTGCGATCCTCGCGGCAGCTCTCTATTTTCTGCTGGGATATTTTTATCGTCATCACGCGATGAGCAAGCGCTTTTTTTGCGTTATTTTATGTTTGATTACTTTGACGGAAGCTTTTTTCTATGCAGAAGTTTTTATCGCTTCTGCTGAGCATGATGGGACAACAAAGCAAACGGTTACAGATCTGGAAGGAAAGATCGACGATAACAGTTTATATCGATTGAAGATGGATAAAAAATATTTTGATGTAAATCTGATCGGTGGGATAGGATATCCGTCGCTTTCCCATTATACTTCTCTTACGGATGGTACCTATTTGAAGGCAATTCGCGAGATGGGCTACAGTGGATATTGGATGGAAGTAAACTCTAATGGAGGAACAGCCCTTTCCGATGCGCTGTTTGGAAACCGTTACAGTGTATTATCTGCTTTTGCTTCTACTGATGGGAGAGAAAAAATTTATTCCAATGAAGACTATCAGATTGTAAAAGAAAATTTTACGATGCCGTTTGGAACAGTGATTTCAAATTTGGGAGAGCCCTTAACGGATCGAAATCGATTTGAGATCCAGAATGACCTATATCATACTGCTTTTGGAACAGAAGAAGATTTGTTTACTCAATATCAGCCGGACTTCACCGAGAATGTCGAGATGTCCCATTCAGATACAGGAGAAAAGATCACTTTAGACGACGGCGCAGCATACTTACAATACCAAATTCCGGTAAAGGGAACGCAGACTCTTTATTTTGACTGTTTTCAAGAAGCCACAAACGCCCTAACGGAACCGGTAAATGGAGGCTGTGCAATTGCGGTAAATGGAAAAATAATTCGTTCTCTTTATCCCACTTCCACAGAAAATGGGATTTTGAATCTTGGAACCTTTACAGACGAGACCGTTCAAGTAAAGATCAGTTTGTTTCATTCGCTGAATTGTACTTCATTTGGCATTTACGGGATGGATTGCAAAAAATTACAGAATTCGATACAAAGCTGTGAAAGTTGTCAAGACGTAAATCTTAAAGAGTCTAAAAATGGATTATCTGGAACTGTTTATACAGAACAAGATGGCTATTTGTTCCTTCCGATTCGAGGAGGAAATGGATTTACAGCGGAGGTGAATGGAAGTTCCGTCAATATTGATTCTGCTTTTGGAGCTTTTCTTGCGATTCCGGTTACCGCTGGAGAAAATCAGGTGACTGTTACTTATTGGCCGTCAGGTTTCCGCCAGGGAATTATTGTATCAATTTTGGGGCTTTTCTATTTAATACCTTTGCTGTATTTGCATAAGAAAAAGATGTTTTTACGTTTAAAATTCCTTTATCGGCCGGCTCAATGGATTTTTGCAGTACTTTGTATTGGTGTTGTATGTTTACTTTATATTGCCCCGGTTGTAGTTTGGATTGTTTATTCTTAG
- the tyrS gene encoding tyrosine--tRNA ligase, which produces MMGVFEELKARGLIAQMTDEEKIRDLLDHHKIAFYIGFDPTADSLHVGHFVQIMVMAHMQRAGHTPIALFGGGTGMIGDPSGKTDMRKMLTREEIDHNIECFRNQMGRLVDFSDGKAIMANNADWLMNLNYIQFMRDIGVHFSVNRMLAAECYKQRLERGLTFFEMNYMIMQGYDFYELNRRYDCMMELGGDDQWSNIIGGVELIRKKSAKEVYGMTFGLLTTSEGKKMGKTEKGAVWLDPNKTSPFDFYQYWRNIGDQDVEKCLKFLTFLPLDEIHELTNVETGEQINHAKEVLAYEVTKLIHGEEEAKKAQAGAQALFGAGADTEHMPKAEIKDSDFVDGSASLLDLLLKVKFIPSKSEGRRLIQQGGLTVNDQKITDVAYELSVKNFAGGSVIVKKGKKKYLKLILA; this is translated from the coding sequence ATAATGGGTGTGTTTGAAGAATTAAAAGCGCGCGGACTGATTGCGCAGATGACGGATGAAGAAAAAATTCGTGACCTTTTGGATCATCACAAGATTGCATTTTATATTGGATTTGATCCTACGGCCGATAGTTTGCATGTAGGACATTTTGTGCAAATCATGGTGATGGCGCATATGCAGCGTGCAGGTCATACGCCGATTGCGCTTTTTGGCGGCGGAACCGGTATGATTGGGGACCCTTCTGGAAAGACCGATATGAGGAAAATGCTGACTCGTGAAGAAATCGATCATAATATTGAATGCTTCCGTAACCAGATGGGTCGTTTAGTCGATTTTTCGGATGGAAAAGCTATCATGGCCAATAATGCCGATTGGTTGATGAATCTCAATTATATTCAGTTTATGCGGGATATCGGTGTCCATTTTTCGGTGAATCGCATGTTGGCAGCCGAATGTTATAAACAACGTTTGGAACGCGGACTGACCTTCTTCGAAATGAACTATATGATTATGCAGGGCTATGATTTTTATGAGCTTAATCGTCGTTATGACTGCATGATGGAACTTGGCGGAGATGATCAGTGGAGCAACATCATCGGCGGAGTAGAGCTGATCCGGAAAAAATCCGCAAAAGAAGTTTATGGGATGACCTTTGGACTTTTGACGACCAGCGAGGGTAAAAAGATGGGGAAGACCGAAAAAGGCGCTGTGTGGCTGGATCCTAATAAAACATCTCCCTTTGATTTCTATCAGTATTGGCGCAATATTGGAGATCAGGATGTGGAAAAGTGCCTCAAATTCCTGACATTTTTGCCTCTTGACGAAATCCATGAGCTGACAAATGTAGAAACCGGAGAGCAGATCAACCACGCAAAGGAAGTACTTGCTTACGAGGTAACGAAGCTGATTCACGGAGAAGAGGAAGCTAAAAAAGCGCAGGCAGGGGCTCAGGCACTCTTTGGAGCCGGTGCTGATACCGAGCATATGCCAAAAGCAGAAATCAAAGATTCTGATTTTGTGGATGGTTCTGCTTCTTTGCTTGATCTTTTGCTCAAAGTAAAATTCATTCCCAGCAAAAGTGAGGGACGCCGATTGATTCAGCAGGGCGGATTGACAGTAAATGATCAAAAAATTACGGATGTTGCCTATGAACTTTCTGTAAAGAATTTTGCAGGTGGATCTGTCATCGTGAAAAAAGGAAAGAAAAAATACCTAAAGCTGATTCTTGCATAA
- the sdaAA gene encoding L-serine ammonia-lyase, iron-sulfur-dependent, subunit alpha has product MSFSSIAQMLSESDKNQLPLWKTILQDNLAEQGGTEENFFARMQVMWTAMQESSKNYKAEDHSNSGLTGGDGAKVFYAAQKGRLFGDSFLNEIITEALKVSECNACMKRIVATPTAGSCGVLPAILLPLKRRDLFPDDSFVKALFVAAGFGQVIAQRASIAGAYGGCQAEIGTASAMGAAALVSLKGGSNQMCANACAVALSNLMGLVCDPVAGLVEVPCVNRNVIGAMNALSCANLALSNIQSRIPPDEVIDAMNEVGEEMSPDLKETGKGGLAGTPTGCKIAQKLSEEKDYL; this is encoded by the coding sequence ATGTCTTTTTCTTCGATTGCACAAATGCTTTCCGAATCAGACAAGAATCAACTGCCTTTATGGAAAACAATTTTGCAGGATAATTTAGCGGAACAGGGCGGTACGGAAGAGAACTTTTTTGCCCGCATGCAGGTAATGTGGACAGCAATGCAGGAATCAAGCAAAAATTATAAAGCAGAGGATCATTCTAATAGCGGCCTTACAGGTGGAGATGGGGCAAAAGTCTTTTATGCAGCACAAAAAGGCCGGCTTTTTGGAGATTCATTTTTAAACGAGATCATTACAGAGGCACTTAAAGTTAGTGAGTGCAATGCCTGTATGAAACGGATTGTTGCAACACCGACGGCGGGTTCCTGTGGGGTTCTGCCGGCAATCCTGCTGCCGCTAAAGCGCAGAGACCTTTTTCCTGACGATTCTTTTGTAAAGGCACTTTTTGTAGCGGCAGGATTTGGACAAGTAATTGCTCAGCGTGCTTCAATCGCCGGAGCTTATGGGGGATGTCAAGCGGAAATCGGAACAGCTTCAGCAATGGGGGCGGCGGCTTTGGTGAGCCTAAAGGGAGGCAGCAATCAGATGTGTGCAAATGCTTGTGCAGTTGCACTTTCAAATTTGATGGGGCTTGTTTGTGATCCGGTGGCGGGCTTAGTTGAAGTCCCATGTGTAAACCGTAATGTGATCGGAGCCATGAATGCGTTGAGCTGTGCTAATTTGGCGCTTTCCAATATTCAGAGCAGAATACCGCCGGATGAAGTGATTGATGCAATGAATGAAGTCGGAGAAGAGATGAGCCCAGATTTGAAGGAAACCGGAAAAGGGGGGCTTGCTGGAACCCCCACCGGGTGTAAAATTGCGCAGAAACTTTCTGAGGAAAAAGATTATTTGTGA
- the sdaAB gene encoding L-serine ammonia-lyase, iron-sulfur-dependent subunit beta, giving the protein MNIFDIIGPVMIGPSSSHTAGAVRIGLISRKLLGEAPKNAQILLHGSFADTGKGHGTDRALIAGLLGLKPDDSNIPMSFSLAEKEGLHFSFGTVHLKGAHPNTAVLRLEGVTGKTLEIEASSIGGGQIKVCKLDGIETNFSGDYHTLIVHNLDHPGHVAQVTTVLSQRNVNIARMQLYRNVLGGYAVMVIECDQKIPEDVVTWLTKLDGIIKVTYLNIEE; this is encoded by the coding sequence TTGAATATTTTCGATATTATTGGTCCGGTTATGATTGGTCCCTCCAGTTCTCATACAGCTGGAGCAGTGCGGATTGGACTCATTTCCAGAAAACTTTTGGGAGAAGCACCAAAAAATGCGCAGATCCTGCTCCATGGTTCCTTTGCGGATACCGGAAAGGGACATGGAACAGACCGCGCTTTGATTGCCGGACTTTTAGGGCTAAAACCGGATGATTCAAACATTCCGATGAGCTTTTCATTGGCAGAAAAAGAGGGACTCCACTTTTCATTTGGAACCGTTCATCTGAAAGGTGCACATCCAAATACGGCGGTCCTTCGTTTGGAAGGGGTTACAGGAAAGACTTTGGAGATTGAAGCGAGTTCTATAGGTGGAGGACAAATAAAGGTATGTAAACTTGATGGGATCGAAACAAACTTTTCCGGAGATTACCATACACTGATTGTCCATAACCTAGATCATCCTGGGCATGTGGCGCAAGTGACAACGGTGCTTTCACAGAGAAATGTTAATATTGCTCGTATGCAGCTATATCGGAATGTTTTAGGTGGATATGCGGTTATGGTGATTGAGTGTGATCAAAAGATTCCGGAAGATGTTGTCACGTGGCTGACAAAATTAGATGGAATCATTAAAGTGACCTATTTAAATATTGAGGAATAG
- a CDS encoding flavodoxin family protein, translating to MKKIAVLIGSARKGGNTELLTNAFVKGAQEHHEVTMIFAAKVKVNGCIGCNACYSDEKHRCIQKDDMEQIYSQLKDADAIVIATPVYFYNVSSQLKCIIDRLHNPIRDEFKVKQLFLLAVAADTNPTVFDSIKVMYQSVLHYFHLKDGGMITVPGVKDRGDIVGHKALEDAYQLGKNIE from the coding sequence ATGAAAAAGATAGCTGTACTGATAGGAAGTGCCCGAAAAGGCGGCAACACTGAACTTTTGACAAATGCTTTTGTAAAAGGTGCTCAGGAGCATCATGAGGTAACAATGATTTTTGCTGCAAAGGTAAAAGTGAATGGTTGTATAGGCTGTAATGCCTGTTATTCTGATGAAAAACACCGTTGCATCCAGAAAGATGATATGGAGCAAATTTATTCTCAGCTCAAAGATGCTGATGCGATTGTGATTGCCACTCCGGTTTATTTTTATAATGTAAGCTCTCAGCTAAAATGTATCATTGATCGGCTGCATAATCCAATTCGAGATGAGTTTAAAGTGAAACAGCTTTTTCTCCTTGCAGTCGCTGCGGATACGAATCCAACCGTTTTTGATTCCATTAAGGTTATGTACCAATCAGTACTGCATTATTTTCATCTAAAAGATGGTGGTATGATTACAGTGCCGGGAGTGAAAGACCGTGGGGATATTGTTGGGCATAAAGCTTTAGAAGATGCCTATCAACTTGGTAAAAATATTGAATAA
- a CDS encoding ROK family protein: MYYLGIDLGGTHMAAGVINDSYEIIARAKQDTIVPCSHEEMTEQLSRVALDALKNAGISVNDLPWIGVGTPGSVNRSTGIVGFAGNLYLKNYELAKRLSERMKCKVIVENDANAAAYGEYMAGAMKGAKSALAITLGTGIGSGIILDGKIYGGCNFAAGEMGHIVIEYNGRLCTCGRRGCWETYASATGLITTTRLFMEKAANKESPIWHLINRDLKKINGRTAFDAMRAGDPLGKEIVDTYIGHLGCGIVNCINTFQPDILCIGGGICNEGETLLKPLRAYVEKEVFSVPNGKATELKVAQLGNDAGIIGAALLGK, from the coding sequence TTGTATTATCTTGGCATTGACCTCGGAGGCACCCATATGGCTGCAGGGGTCATCAATGATTCCTATGAGATCATCGCTCGGGCAAAGCAAGACACTATTGTCCCCTGCTCCCATGAAGAAATGACTGAACAGCTTAGCCGAGTAGCACTCGACGCTCTGAAAAATGCTGGAATCTCTGTAAACGATCTTCCCTGGATCGGTGTTGGTACCCCGGGAAGCGTAAATCGTAGTACCGGCATTGTTGGATTTGCCGGAAATCTATACCTGAAAAATTACGAGCTTGCAAAACGGCTGTCAGAACGGATGAAGTGCAAGGTAATCGTAGAAAACGATGCCAATGCTGCAGCTTACGGTGAATATATGGCCGGAGCAATGAAAGGTGCAAAAAGTGCACTTGCCATTACATTGGGGACCGGAATTGGAAGCGGAATTATTTTAGATGGAAAAATTTACGGCGGCTGCAACTTTGCTGCCGGAGAAATGGGACATATTGTCATCGAATATAACGGCCGACTCTGCACCTGCGGCAGAAGGGGCTGTTGGGAAACTTATGCCTCCGCTACAGGTCTAATTACGACGACTCGCCTTTTTATGGAAAAAGCTGCAAATAAAGAATCTCCTATTTGGCATCTTATCAATAGGGACCTCAAAAAAATCAATGGACGAACTGCCTTTGATGCTATGCGGGCAGGCGATCCTCTCGGCAAAGAAATTGTTGATACCTATATTGGCCATTTAGGCTGTGGAATTGTAAACTGCATCAATACCTTTCAACCGGATATTCTTTGTATCGGAGGAGGAATCTGCAACGAGGGAGAAACACTGCTGAAACCGCTTCGAGCTTATGTTGAAAAAGAAGTCTTTTCAGTTCCAAATGGAAAGGCCACGGAACTAAAAGTCGCACAGCTTGGAAATGACGCCGGAATTATTGGCGCTGCTTTATTAGGAAAATAA
- a CDS encoding metal ABC transporter permease — translation MLNYSFMQNALFVSVFISILCPCIGIFLVLRRYSMIGDTLSHASLAGITIGLLCNQSPILGAFVFTSICGALIEFLRTYFKKYTDLILTIVLSLSVGIAITIISSGKLHANADSFLFGSVLTVTEFDMITVFVLSVISVCTLIFLYNQMLYIAYDEEAAKIAGVKVKLINYVFSILVASAISVSIRIVGVLVLSSMIALPVATALQLGKGFKLTLIFSIVFSMIDILSGLFISYYLNVAPGGFTALVSVSILVIVILVRRIAFQIKMKAV, via the coding sequence ATGTTAAATTATAGTTTCATGCAAAACGCTCTGTTTGTATCTGTTTTCATTTCCATACTTTGTCCATGTATCGGAATTTTTTTAGTACTCCGACGATATTCCATGATAGGAGATACTTTGTCACATGCATCCCTTGCCGGTATTACAATTGGATTATTGTGTAATCAAAGCCCAATTCTTGGCGCTTTTGTTTTCACTTCAATCTGCGGAGCTTTAATCGAATTTCTGCGGACCTATTTTAAAAAATATACCGACCTGATTTTAACAATCGTACTTTCGCTCAGTGTTGGCATTGCCATTACAATCATCAGTTCCGGAAAGCTCCATGCTAATGCAGACTCTTTTTTGTTCGGAAGCGTTTTGACTGTTACAGAATTTGATATGATCACCGTATTCGTCCTTAGCGTCATTTCGGTTTGCACTCTCATTTTTCTATATAACCAAATGCTCTATATTGCTTATGATGAGGAAGCCGCAAAAATAGCAGGTGTAAAAGTAAAATTGATTAATTATGTGTTTTCAATCCTCGTTGCATCGGCAATTTCAGTTTCAATCCGCATTGTCGGCGTCCTGGTATTAAGTTCTATGATTGCTCTTCCGGTCGCTACTGCGCTGCAACTTGGAAAAGGATTTAAACTAACGCTTATTTTTTCCATCGTGTTCAGCATGATAGATATTTTATCCGGACTGTTTATTTCATACTACTTAAACGTAGCACCAGGAGGATTTACCGCCCTAGTCTCCGTCTCCATCCTTGTGATTGTCATTCTAGTCCGAAGAATCGCATTCCAAATAAAAATGAAGGCAGTATAA